Proteins encoded together in one Orbaceae bacterium lpD01 window:
- a CDS encoding linear amide C-N hydrolase, whose translation MKYPKLRRFKLQSALLASMMCFTAVSDACTRVVYLGENQQIITARTMDWKDEIDTDLWIFPKGMERNGLAGKASLNWTSKYGSVIASGYGIATTDGVNEKGLVANLLWLAESEYPKGTTEQNALSISIWAQFMLDNFASVNEAVDYLQQHPIAVMTDNVPGQSRQATLHLSLSDATGDSAIIEYIDGQQVIHHSRKYQVMTNSPTYDKQLAMEEYWQGVGGLSFLPGTNRAADRFARASFYTNSLPKDVDAQTAIASVFSVIRNVSVPFGLTTEASPEISSTRWRTLYDHKHQLYFFESALTPNIFWTDLKQVDFSKETGKVKKLALGKGQRNIFSGNATDQYKLSAPFKFQELSDAQLAY comes from the coding sequence ATGAAATATCCTAAATTACGTCGTTTCAAATTACAGAGCGCTTTATTGGCATCGATGATGTGCTTTACCGCTGTGAGCGATGCTTGTACGCGTGTCGTCTATCTAGGCGAAAACCAACAAATCATTACTGCACGAACAATGGACTGGAAAGACGAAATTGATACCGATCTCTGGATATTTCCAAAAGGTATGGAGCGAAATGGCCTGGCCGGTAAAGCTTCATTAAACTGGACATCTAAATATGGTAGTGTGATTGCCTCTGGCTACGGTATTGCCACAACCGATGGCGTGAATGAAAAAGGTCTGGTTGCCAACTTATTGTGGCTAGCGGAATCAGAATACCCGAAAGGTACTACCGAGCAAAATGCCTTATCAATCTCAATTTGGGCACAATTCATGCTGGATAACTTTGCCTCAGTAAACGAAGCGGTAGATTATTTACAGCAACATCCGATTGCCGTGATGACCGATAATGTCCCAGGTCAAAGCCGTCAGGCAACATTACATCTCTCTTTATCCGATGCTACCGGTGATAGTGCTATTATTGAATATATTGATGGTCAGCAAGTCATTCATCATAGTAGAAAGTACCAAGTGATGACAAATTCACCCACCTATGATAAACAACTTGCGATGGAAGAGTATTGGCAAGGTGTTGGTGGTTTATCCTTTTTACCAGGTACCAATCGTGCAGCAGATCGTTTTGCTCGCGCCTCTTTCTATACTAATAGCCTACCGAAAGATGTCGATGCTCAAACAGCGATAGCCAGTGTCTTTAGTGTCATTCGTAATGTCTCAGTCCCGTTTGGCTTAACAACGGAAGCTTCACCGGAAATATCGTCAACACGTTGGCGAACGCTGTATGATCATAAACATCAGCTCTATTTCTTTGAATCTGCATTAACACCAAATATCTTTTGGACTGACTTAAAGCAAGTTGATTTTTCCAAAGAGACCGGGAAGGTGAAAAAATTAGCGTTAGGTAAAGGACAGCGAAATATCTTTTCAGGTAATGCTACCGATCAATATAAACTAAGTGCTCCGTTCAAATTCCAAGAGCTGAGCGATGCGCAATTAGCTTATTAA
- the plsY gene encoding glycerol-3-phosphate 1-O-acyltransferase PlsY, which translates to MFYLTIIGMVIFAYLCGSLSGAMIVSQLMHLPNPREHGSHNPGATNMLRVGGVLAGLLVLVFDILKGMIPVWLAYRMGISPFFLGIIAIAACLGHIYPCFFHFQGGKGVATAFGSMAAIGWDFAGVFSLTWLLALFISGYSSVGAIISFILAPLYVWFFKPELTMPVAMLSCLILARHSSNIQRLFRGQESKIWKKKR; encoded by the coding sequence TTGTTTTATTTAACAATTATTGGTATGGTGATATTCGCCTACTTATGTGGTTCTTTATCTGGGGCAATGATTGTCAGCCAATTAATGCATTTACCTAATCCGCGCGAGCATGGATCGCACAATCCTGGCGCGACTAATATGCTTCGTGTTGGAGGGGTATTAGCCGGATTATTGGTGCTGGTTTTTGATATTTTGAAAGGGATGATTCCCGTGTGGCTTGCTTATCGTATGGGAATCAGCCCATTCTTTCTGGGTATTATTGCGATAGCTGCTTGTTTAGGTCATATTTATCCCTGCTTTTTTCATTTTCAGGGGGGCAAAGGTGTGGCAACGGCTTTTGGTTCAATGGCGGCAATTGGTTGGGATTTTGCTGGGGTATTCTCGCTGACCTGGCTGTTAGCATTATTCATTTCTGGTTACTCTTCTGTTGGCGCGATTATTAGCTTTATTTTAGCGCCATTATATGTTTGGTTTTTTAAGCCTGAATTAACCATGCCTGTTGCCATGCTTTCCTGTTTAATATTAGCCCGCCACTCGAGTAATATTCAGCGTTTATTTAGAGGGCAGGAGTCAAAAATTTGGAAAAAAAAACGCTAA
- a CDS encoding single-stranded DNA-binding protein — protein sequence MASRGINKVILVGNLGQDPEVRYLPNGGAVANISIATSESWKDKQTGEQKERTEWHRVVIFGKLAEIAGEYLRKGSQVYIEGALQTRKWQDQSGQDRYSTEVVVNIGGVLQILGSRNAGDAPAPAANQNWGQSANNMSSAPAASQPAPMSKEPPIDFDDDIPF from the coding sequence ATGGCAAGTCGTGGTATTAATAAAGTTATTCTGGTTGGTAATTTAGGACAAGATCCTGAAGTTCGTTATTTGCCGAATGGCGGCGCAGTTGCCAATATCAGTATCGCCACTTCAGAATCCTGGAAAGATAAACAGACGGGCGAACAAAAAGAACGAACTGAATGGCATCGTGTGGTTATTTTCGGCAAACTAGCTGAAATTGCGGGTGAATATCTGCGTAAAGGTTCACAAGTTTATATTGAAGGTGCACTGCAAACGCGTAAATGGCAAGATCAAAGTGGTCAGGATCGTTATAGTACCGAAGTTGTCGTTAATATTGGCGGTGTTTTACAAATTCTTGGTTCACGTAACGCCGGCGATGCACCAGCACCAGCAGCGAATCAAAATTGGGGACAAAGTGCCAATAATATGTCATCAGCACCCGCTGCTAGCCAACCAGCTCCGATGAGTAAAGAGCCACCAATCGATTTTGATGATGATATACCGTTCTAA
- a CDS encoding MarC family NAAT transporter, with amino-acid sequence MFELVKTVFLGLILFLPLTNPLTTIALLLGISGHMSEKERNRQSLLASVYVFMIMVIAFYGGHLVMDAFGISIPGLRIAGGIIVAFIGFKMLFPPATNDKITNVDNGAQENKISSTNNIAFVPLAMPSTAGPGTIAMIISTASTIKSGQIEITPWVMYASSILIPLAISVILWLCLRSSGTIMRLVGKSGIDAISRIMGFLLVCMGTQFIINGIQELVVNFPHH; translated from the coding sequence ATGTTTGAATTAGTTAAAACTGTATTTTTAGGATTAATCCTGTTTCTACCGCTCACCAATCCATTAACGACCATTGCTTTATTGCTCGGTATATCTGGTCATATGAGTGAAAAAGAGCGAAACAGACAATCATTATTAGCTTCAGTGTATGTTTTTATGATTATGGTCATCGCCTTTTATGGTGGTCATCTGGTGATGGATGCCTTTGGTATCTCGATACCGGGTCTGCGTATTGCCGGCGGTATCATTGTCGCCTTTATCGGCTTTAAGATGCTATTTCCGCCTGCAACTAATGATAAAATAACGAATGTTGATAACGGTGCTCAGGAGAACAAGATAAGCAGTACTAATAATATTGCCTTTGTACCATTAGCCATGCCAAGTACTGCTGGCCCCGGAACGATAGCCATGATTATCAGTACCGCCTCAACCATCAAAAGTGGTCAGATTGAGATTACGCCTTGGGTGATGTATGCTTCTTCAATCCTGATTCCACTCGCTATCAGTGTGATTTTATGGCTATGTTTACGCAGCTCAGGCACGATTATGCGATTAGTCGGTAAAAGCGGCATTGATGCCATTTCCAGAATTATGGGCTTTTTATTAGTGTGTATGGGGACACAGTTTATTATTAACGGCATTCAAGAATTAGTCGTAAACTTTCCGCATCATTAA
- a CDS encoding DUF2461 domain-containing protein, producing the protein MQQFTGFTQAGLNFLENVSLYNSKPWFEKNRGIYDNELVAPFRALVQDLADAMKLIDAQFEVKPAIGKTISRLHRDTRYSRDKSRYRSRLWITFKRPSQDWKEAPAFFFEISPDSYRYGLGYYCAPKKTMDILREQIRQDPADFLAVVKTCRKPFELVGESYKRPLIKEQAENIAQWYNKKSFAVMATSRHMEDIFQPGLTDKLRKGFKQLAPLYHYLMRVEFIKNIPE; encoded by the coding sequence ATGCAGCAGTTTACTGGCTTTACCCAAGCCGGACTTAATTTTTTAGAAAATGTGAGCTTGTATAATAGCAAGCCATGGTTTGAGAAAAATCGCGGCATCTATGATAATGAGCTTGTTGCGCCATTTCGCGCTTTAGTTCAAGACTTGGCTGATGCAATGAAACTTATCGATGCGCAATTTGAAGTAAAACCCGCTATCGGGAAAACCATTTCCCGTCTTCACCGTGATACCCGTTATTCCCGCGATAAATCACGTTATCGCAGTCGCCTATGGATAACCTTCAAACGTCCAAGTCAGGACTGGAAAGAAGCGCCGGCTTTCTTTTTTGAGATATCTCCGGATAGCTACCGTTATGGTTTGGGTTATTACTGTGCTCCGAAGAAAACGATGGATATTCTTCGCGAGCAGATACGACAAGATCCGGCTGATTTCTTAGCGGTGGTGAAAACTTGCCGTAAGCCCTTTGAACTGGTTGGTGAAAGCTATAAAAGACCGTTGATTAAAGAGCAGGCTGAAAATATTGCTCAATGGTATAATAAGAAGAGTTTCGCTGTTATGGCCACCAGTCGTCATATGGAAGATATTTTTCAGCCGGGTTTGACTGATAAATTACGTAAAGGATTTAAACAACTCGCGCCGCTATATCATTACTTGATGCGCGTAGAGTTTATTAAAAATATTCCAGAATAG
- a CDS encoding Trm112 family protein, with protein MDMRLLDAVVCPKCCGKLEYDKNHHQLICHDDKLVYNIDDGIPVLLESKAVEIQEERA; from the coding sequence ATGGATATGCGTTTATTAGATGCAGTCGTTTGTCCTAAATGCTGCGGTAAACTAGAGTATGATAAAAATCATCATCAACTGATTTGTCATGATGATAAATTGGTTTATAACATTGATGATGGCATCCCTGTACTCTTAGAGTCTAAAGCCGTGGAGATACAAGAAGAGCGTGCTTGA
- the lpxK gene encoding tetraacyldisaccharide 4'-kinase: MLKKIWAGQNKLYWLLVPFSLLYGLISYIRRWLYLKGLLKTWQSPVPIIVVGNLSVGGNGKTPLVILLVEQLRAKGYQVGVISRGYGGHSAHYPLLVTTETLTTEAGDEPVLIYQRTGVSLAVAPKRIEAVKYLLSNYDLDFIIADDGLQHYALDRAYEIVVIDGKNGFGNGWWMPAGPMRENAKRLNEVDLVVVNGDLSHQLTLPAPVPVVNMQLKPGLAVNLLTKQTCDVLLLPHVQAMAGIGYPTRFFTMLMNMGVDIEQCHPFADHYAFQSSDLLPLANPQQNLLMTEKDAVKCMPFAQSNWWYLPIDAELNKPIIDILCDKLGA, from the coding sequence ATGCTGAAAAAGATATGGGCTGGTCAAAATAAATTGTATTGGTTACTTGTTCCATTTTCACTATTATACGGATTGATCAGCTATATTCGACGTTGGTTGTATCTTAAAGGGCTACTAAAAACATGGCAGAGTCCGGTACCAATTATTGTTGTGGGTAATTTATCGGTCGGCGGCAATGGTAAAACACCATTAGTGATTTTGTTAGTTGAACAGCTGCGTGCCAAAGGTTATCAGGTCGGTGTTATTTCAAGAGGATATGGTGGACACAGCGCACACTATCCTTTGCTGGTAACCACCGAAACGCTAACCACCGAGGCTGGCGATGAACCGGTGCTGATTTATCAGCGTACTGGCGTGTCTTTAGCCGTAGCTCCGAAACGTATCGAAGCAGTGAAATATCTACTGAGTAATTATGATTTAGATTTTATTATTGCTGATGATGGATTGCAGCACTATGCGCTTGACCGTGCCTATGAGATAGTTGTGATTGATGGTAAAAATGGCTTTGGTAATGGCTGGTGGATGCCCGCTGGACCGATGCGAGAAAATGCTAAGCGACTCAATGAGGTCGATCTGGTGGTTGTGAATGGTGACCTTTCTCATCAACTCACCTTACCCGCCCCAGTCCCCGTTGTGAATATGCAGCTTAAACCCGGTCTGGCGGTTAATTTATTAACCAAACAAACTTGTGATGTGTTGCTATTGCCTCATGTACAAGCGATGGCCGGTATTGGTTATCCGACCCGTTTTTTTACGATGTTAATGAATATGGGAGTGGATATTGAACAATGTCATCCGTTTGCCGATCATTATGCTTTTCAATCCTCAGACCTTCTGCCGTTAGCCAATCCGCAGCAAAATTTATTAATGACTGAAAAAGATGCGGTTAAATGTATGCCCTTTGCTCAGTCAAATTGGTGGTATTTACCTATTGATGCTGAATTAAATAAACCGATTATTGATATTTTGTGTGATAAACTGGGTGCGTAA